DNA sequence from the Anaerosporomusa subterranea genome:
TTACAGCCCGGAGGGGTCCTACGATCCTGAACGGGACGATTTCTATCTAAGCACTAAGCAGTGGCGTGTCGTTGACTGCGGTGACGCCGATCTGGTGCCTGGTGACTTAGAGGCAAGCTTTGCCAATATTGAAGCCGCCGTCCGAACGATTGTCAGCCGGGGCGCTATGCCGGTCGTGTTAGGCGGCGACCACTCTATTACCATTCCGGTTGCCAGAGGGCTTGACATAGCGGGACCCTTCCATGTCATTCATTTCGATTCGCACCTGGATTGGAGCTATACTCGTGGTGGACAGCGTTATAGTAACGGAAGCCCCTGCCGGTGCATGGCGGCGATGGCTCATGTGGACAAGATGGCTCATTTAGGCATTCACGGCATTGGCAGCAGTCAAAAGTCAGACTTTGCAGACGCTCTCGCGTATGGCGATCTCATTCTGTCGCCTAAGCAAATCCGCAAAATCGGCATTGCAGAGACGCTGGCGCGGCTTCCCCGGGGTGAACGCTATTTTGTTAGCATTGATATCGATGTTATGGATTGCTCTATTGCCGCCGGTACCGGTTCGCCCATGCACGGCGGGCTGTATTATGATGAGATGGTAGAGCTGTTAGAGGGAGTGGCTAGGCTGGGAACAATTGTTGGCTTTGATTTGGTTGAAGTAGCGCCTCAATATGACGATCTCAGTGGCACGACCTGTTATCTCGCCGCACGACTAATTTCCGATTTTCTCGGATTTATCACTAAGGAACGGGAGCTTTCATAAATAGACCGGTCCCTTTGCGGGTGCCCCCCGCGTACTCTGCGGTTAACGTATTCAGTCCTCTCCAAAAGACCAATCCGTGGTTTATACAACGCCATTACCAATCTTTACATTTTGCACGGAATACGTTACAATAAATTCGATTACAATAGTACCGAATCAACCCTAATCCTGTGAATATTGACGGTCATTTTTTCGCTATGCTGTGTTGTCGTCAATCGGCATACTGACGGTATGCCTCATTCCTCCGCCTTGCCTAGCAAAAAAACGCCACGCCACTATCCTACAGTTTTAGAGTTGACGCGGTACTAGACAGAGAAACGCGATGAAGGGGCAATACCGTTACTAGTCTGTCTCAGAGAACCGGCGGTTGGTGTGAGTCGGTGGCAGCAGGCGGTTGATCCACCCTGGGAGCGGACGGCGGACCCGTACGGCAGCGCACGTTACGCGCCTAAAGCGGATCGTTCTTTACGATCAAACTGGGTGGCACCACGGGAGTCAATCCCGTCCCTAGACATAGGGACGGGATTTTAATATTTAGGAGGGTTCAACATGCTTGATTTAAAATTTGTCCGTGATAATACCGAAAAGGTACAGACAGCGCTGAAAAATCGCGGCGGCTCAATCAGTTTGGATGCGTTTCTGTCTCTGGAGAAAGAACGCCGTGATCTGCTCATGGAAGTGGAAGGTTTGAAGAGCCTGCGCAATACTGTGACACAGGAAATCAGCCGCATGAAAAAGGCTGGAGAAAACGCTGACGCCAAAATCGCCGAGATGCGCGGTGTAGGCGACAAAATCAGCGCCCTTGACGCTAGGTTAAAAGAAGTGGAAGAGCAGCTTTCCTCAATTCTGATGACTTTGCCTAATCTGCCGGACGAGAGCGTACCAGTCGGCAAAGATGAACATGACAATGTAGAGATGCGCCGCTGGGGCACGCCAAGAAACTTTGATTTTCAGCCACTGCCTCACTGGGAAATTGGCGAGAAACTCGGCATCCTCGATTTTGAGCGGGCAGCCAAGGTGACCGGTGCCCGATTTACGTTCTACAAAGGGTTGGGCGCACGGCTGGAGCGCGCGCTAATTAACTTCTTTCTTGATGTACATACCCGGGAACATGGTTACACGGAGATTCTGCCACCCTATATTGCTAACCGCGAGACGATGACCGGCACTGGCCAACTGCCGAAGTTCGCGGAAGATATGTTTAAGCTTGAAGGTCTGGATTATTATCTCATTCCCACCGCCGAAGTGCCTGTGACCAATCTGCATCGTCAGGAAATCCTCGACGGTGCTAGTTTGCCGATTTACTACAGTGCCTATAGCGCTTGCTTCCGGGCGGAGGCAGGGTCTGCTGGACGCGATACTCGTGGCTTGATCCGTCAACATCAGTTCAATAAGGTTGAGCTCGTCAAATTCAGCCAGCCGGAAACATCATTTGATGAGTTGGAGAAGATGACTGCCAACGCTGAACGTGTGCTCCAGCTCCTCGGACTTCCCTACCGGACTATTCTCTTATGTACCGGTGATATGGGATTCTCCTCTGCAAAGACCTATGATATCGAGGTTTGGCTGCCTAGTTTTGATGCCTACCGGGAAATTTCATCTTGTTCAAACTGTGTCGACTTCCAAGCGCGCCGCGCTGACATCCGCTTCCGACGCGACACCAAGGCCAAGCCTGAGTATGCCCACACTCTTAATGGCTCTGGCGTTGCTATCGGTCGGGCGTTTTCGGCGATCCTTGAGAACTACCAGCAACCTGACGGTTCAGTGGTAGTGCCGGAAGTGCTAAGACCGTTTATGGGAGTGGACGTTATCCGTTGATTGCGGGAGGTCGTATGAGAAATCCGGTTGGACAGGCTGCCTTAGCTTCGCTTGCAGATTTTTGCGGCGGGGCAGCCTATCTTTGCGACAGGCAAGGGCAAATTATTGACGCTTTTCCAGCCACGGCGGCGAGCCAAGCTGTGCCAGCTCATTTAATCTCACGGTGTGTAGCTGATACAGTTGCTAGCCAGGAGACGGTCAAAACGATAACAGATAGCGGCATCTCGCTAGTCACGATTGTTTTGGGTGCATGGGTATTGGTGTTGGATAACCGTCAACGTGTGGAAGATAAACTGAAATACCAGCAAATTGTTGAAGATTCGTTGCCATTCATTGCCCAAGTAGCAGGCGGAACGGCAGTACTTTTTGATCATCATGGCATTCGGTTT
Encoded proteins:
- a CDS encoding agmatinase, with the translated sequence MSNFSLREPVNLASTGIASFAKTAICTNLDDLIADIAVIGAPCDISIQGRSGARLGPRGIRLQSTRFSYSPEGSYDPERDDFYLSTKQWRVVDCGDADLVPGDLEASFANIEAAVRTIVSRGAMPVVLGGDHSITIPVARGLDIAGPFHVIHFDSHLDWSYTRGGQRYSNGSPCRCMAAMAHVDKMAHLGIHGIGSSQKSDFADALAYGDLILSPKQIRKIGIAETLARLPRGERYFVSIDIDVMDCSIAAGTGSPMHGGLYYDEMVELLEGVARLGTIVGFDLVEVAPQYDDLSGTTCYLAARLISDFLGFITKERELS
- the serS gene encoding serine--tRNA ligase gives rise to the protein MLDLKFVRDNTEKVQTALKNRGGSISLDAFLSLEKERRDLLMEVEGLKSLRNTVTQEISRMKKAGENADAKIAEMRGVGDKISALDARLKEVEEQLSSILMTLPNLPDESVPVGKDEHDNVEMRRWGTPRNFDFQPLPHWEIGEKLGILDFERAAKVTGARFTFYKGLGARLERALINFFLDVHTREHGYTEILPPYIANRETMTGTGQLPKFAEDMFKLEGLDYYLIPTAEVPVTNLHRQEILDGASLPIYYSAYSACFRAEAGSAGRDTRGLIRQHQFNKVELVKFSQPETSFDELEKMTANAERVLQLLGLPYRTILLCTGDMGFSSAKTYDIEVWLPSFDAYREISSCSNCVDFQARRADIRFRRDTKAKPEYAHTLNGSGVAIGRAFSAILENYQQPDGSVVVPEVLRPFMGVDVIR